The Meles meles chromosome 12, mMelMel3.1 paternal haplotype, whole genome shotgun sequence genome includes a window with the following:
- the PIK3IP1 gene encoding phosphoinositide-3-kinase-interacting protein 1 isoform X1, with translation MLLAWVQTFLISNMLLAEAYGSGDCFWDNGHLYRADQPSPAPGLRCLNWLQAQSGLASAPEWDAGNHSYCRNPDQDSRGPWCYVSGNAGAPEKRPCEDLRCPETTSLSPPTSTTETEEASEVPSGEEVQVFAPANALPARSEAAAVQPVIGISQRVRVNSKEKKDLGTLGYVLGITMMVIIIAIGAGIVLGYTYKRGKDLKEQHDQQVCEREMQRITLPLSAFTNPTCEIVDEKTIVVHTNQTPVDLQEGSAPLMGQAGTPGA, from the exons ATGCTTTTGGCCTGGGTGCAAACATTCCTCATCAGCAACATGCTCCTAGCAGAAGCCTATGGATCTGGAG ACTGCTTCTGGGACAACGGCCACCTGTACCGGGCGGACCAGCCCTCCCCAGCACCGGGCCTGCGCTGCCTCAACTGGCTACAGGCACAGAGCGGCCTGGCGTCTGCCCCCGAGTGGG ACGCCGGCAACCACAGCTACTGCCGGAACCCGGACCAGGACTCGCGAGGGCCCTGGTGCTACGTCAGCGGCAACGCCGGCGCTCCCGAGAAGCGGCCTTGCGAGGACCTGCGCTGCCCAG AGACCACTTCCCTGTCCCCTCCAACCTCCACAACAGAAACTGAGGAGGCGTCTGAAGTGCCAAGTGGAGAGGAGGTGCAGGTGTTCGCTCCTGCCAACGCCCTGCCTGCCCGGAGTGAGGCAGCAGCCGTGCAGCCAGTGATTGGGATCAGCCAGCGGGTGCGGGTGAACTCCAAGGAGAAAAAAGACCTGGGAACCCTCG GCTATGTGCTGGGCATTACGATGATGGTGATCATCATCGCCATCGGAGCTGGCATCGTCTTGGGCTATACCTACAAGAG GGGGAAGGACCTGAAAGAGCAGCATGACCAGCAGGTGTGTGAGAGGGAGATGCAGCGAATTACCCTGCCCTTGTCTGCTTTCACCAACCCTACCTGTGAGATCGTGGATGAGAAGACTATTGTGGTCCACACCAACCAGACTCCAGTGGACCTTCAGGAGGGCAGCGCTCCCCTCATGGGGCAGGCAGGCACTCCTGGGGCCTGA
- the PIK3IP1 gene encoding phosphoinositide-3-kinase-interacting protein 1 isoform X2 → MLLAWVQTFLISNMLLAEAYGSGDCFWDNGHLYRADQPSPAPGLRCLNWLQAQSGLASAPEWDAGNHSYCRNPDQDSRGPWCYVSGNAGAPEKRPCEDLRCPETEEASEVPSGEEVQVFAPANALPARSEAAAVQPVIGISQRVRVNSKEKKDLGTLGYVLGITMMVIIIAIGAGIVLGYTYKRGKDLKEQHDQQVCEREMQRITLPLSAFTNPTCEIVDEKTIVVHTNQTPVDLQEGSAPLMGQAGTPGA, encoded by the exons ATGCTTTTGGCCTGGGTGCAAACATTCCTCATCAGCAACATGCTCCTAGCAGAAGCCTATGGATCTGGAG ACTGCTTCTGGGACAACGGCCACCTGTACCGGGCGGACCAGCCCTCCCCAGCACCGGGCCTGCGCTGCCTCAACTGGCTACAGGCACAGAGCGGCCTGGCGTCTGCCCCCGAGTGGG ACGCCGGCAACCACAGCTACTGCCGGAACCCGGACCAGGACTCGCGAGGGCCCTGGTGCTACGTCAGCGGCAACGCCGGCGCTCCCGAGAAGCGGCCTTGCGAGGACCTGCGCTGCCCAG AAACTGAGGAGGCGTCTGAAGTGCCAAGTGGAGAGGAGGTGCAGGTGTTCGCTCCTGCCAACGCCCTGCCTGCCCGGAGTGAGGCAGCAGCCGTGCAGCCAGTGATTGGGATCAGCCAGCGGGTGCGGGTGAACTCCAAGGAGAAAAAAGACCTGGGAACCCTCG GCTATGTGCTGGGCATTACGATGATGGTGATCATCATCGCCATCGGAGCTGGCATCGTCTTGGGCTATACCTACAAGAG GGGGAAGGACCTGAAAGAGCAGCATGACCAGCAGGTGTGTGAGAGGGAGATGCAGCGAATTACCCTGCCCTTGTCTGCTTTCACCAACCCTACCTGTGAGATCGTGGATGAGAAGACTATTGTGGTCCACACCAACCAGACTCCAGTGGACCTTCAGGAGGGCAGCGCTCCCCTCATGGGGCAGGCAGGCACTCCTGGGGCCTGA